The following proteins come from a genomic window of Gottfriedia acidiceleris:
- a CDS encoding dynamin family protein, whose translation MQNTKINRGELLNKVSSGINLLSEQGNSKELFQLKKLAYKIQNKESYYVFCGHFSAGKSSLLNDLLQVEKLPTSPIPTSANVVKLKNGESKMLITLKDGEMYQIQEDIQVDELKKLASDSGSIIELEWAQELFKIPTGSVLIDTPGIDSTDMDHLEATNSVIHLADSIFYLMDYQHVHSKTNIDFIHNLVEKNNKVCLVITCIDKHDETELTFEQFKHGVISNLKKQGLGNLQVFYISTRDKSVDNNEYNQFINYLNDLYSHQDVVQIENDYASFLTIMNEQIQQLENDYIDLDQNADEIRSKYNDLNNEIEVIETSVSTFEENCLQSTQQVLTNSNITPFEMRELASKYLESEKALQNKGLFQSRKKLENALHESKSQFIQKVKELTNKQIEYFVKEAAIRAVKQIENNKIDSSDFDKILEPNLSEDVICPKPSHLIDTGGNYLLQYTKEVSEGIKAVYRKSIAEFIYTLSKELKVQNESTILKLINQKNDLQSKIDGFAELEFNNQKISHMVSQIKTILNNDQEMNQDLPEIKPTLISVSELINHKILTVQAPEIKEEFNTDIEQTNSKKYSNEEIQSKYEVADFILDELTSNKFIQSKIGILKEKREQIKSNEYTIALFGAFSSGKTSYINTLLGDRVLPVSPHPTTAAICKIKRSTAESGNKKADVSYKSEESLKEEFLDFFKKWGVEANEKEWFSTLQNLIKKQKDKIPTDAFVYAESVCQNYEEMRSLLGTTKRYDLSEYVSVISEENRACFVKESTVYFDCEITLSGIVLVDTPGGNSIHSRHTELAFDYLKKADLILYVAHYQHAFTRQDESFLMQIGRMRESFDSDKVYFVLNATDLAKDQNEIEIVQNFFVNQLTKLGVRFPSVFAISSMLQMKGYGDSELNLEIQNNYMKLNTKIQNFFQFEIANEVFKTFINDLLTIEKILRDTINRFERIKSEKDQFFNELEQIQKKVKEAIKNAEPTNLPRAFMKENEQLIFFIEKRIELRMRDLFPYFFNPSIFNNTTKNIKQLFVTKIREFIYEVLEEILKELRVTGFRLEKFLTNEISMSQDRVIGEIHSIQSEFIVQKSEINEILPVSIKNPDQFINVDRFESLKNYFKNPKSFFVENMKETMIDECINELRTPLKDYLANMNSLFTEHYHIQYVNALNSVLHNCSNQIENDVQQTIKATENLNEVVVDEKVLNLFKKLI comes from the coding sequence TTGCAAAACACTAAGATTAACAGAGGGGAATTACTGAATAAGGTTTCTTCAGGTATCAATTTACTTTCTGAACAAGGAAATTCGAAGGAATTATTTCAATTAAAAAAATTAGCATACAAAATACAAAATAAGGAAAGTTATTACGTATTTTGTGGGCATTTTTCTGCTGGTAAGTCATCTTTATTAAATGATCTTTTACAAGTAGAAAAACTACCTACAAGCCCAATTCCTACAAGTGCAAACGTTGTAAAATTAAAAAATGGCGAAAGTAAAATGTTAATTACTCTTAAAGATGGTGAAATGTATCAGATTCAAGAGGATATTCAAGTAGATGAACTAAAAAAATTAGCTTCTGATAGTGGTTCAATTATTGAGCTCGAGTGGGCACAAGAACTATTTAAAATTCCAACTGGATCTGTCTTAATTGATACTCCTGGAATCGACTCAACAGATATGGATCATTTAGAGGCCACAAACTCAGTCATTCATCTAGCGGATAGTATTTTTTATTTAATGGATTATCAACATGTTCATTCGAAAACTAATATTGATTTTATTCATAATTTAGTTGAAAAAAATAATAAAGTTTGTTTAGTTATTACATGTATTGATAAACACGATGAAACAGAATTGACGTTTGAACAATTTAAACATGGTGTAATTAGCAACTTGAAAAAACAAGGATTAGGCAACTTACAAGTTTTTTATATATCTACAAGAGATAAATCTGTAGATAATAACGAATATAACCAGTTTATTAATTATTTAAATGATTTATACAGTCATCAAGATGTAGTGCAAATTGAAAATGACTATGCAAGCTTTTTAACAATTATGAATGAACAAATACAACAACTTGAGAACGATTACATTGATCTCGATCAAAATGCTGATGAGATTAGATCGAAATATAACGATTTAAATAATGAAATTGAAGTTATTGAAACATCAGTTTCAACATTTGAGGAAAATTGTTTGCAATCTACGCAACAAGTTCTTACTAATTCAAACATTACACCATTTGAAATGAGAGAATTAGCATCAAAATATTTAGAATCAGAAAAGGCATTGCAAAATAAAGGATTATTTCAATCTAGAAAAAAACTTGAAAATGCTTTACATGAGTCTAAAAGTCAATTTATTCAAAAGGTAAAAGAACTAACAAATAAACAAATTGAGTATTTTGTAAAAGAAGCAGCAATTCGAGCTGTAAAACAAATTGAAAATAATAAAATTGATAGTAGTGATTTTGATAAAATCTTAGAACCGAATTTGAGTGAAGATGTAATTTGTCCAAAGCCATCTCATTTGATTGATACAGGTGGTAACTATTTATTACAGTATACGAAGGAAGTCAGTGAAGGAATTAAGGCGGTATATCGTAAAAGTATTGCTGAATTTATTTATACACTTTCAAAGGAACTTAAAGTACAAAATGAATCAACTATCCTAAAATTAATAAATCAAAAGAATGATTTACAATCGAAAATAGATGGATTTGCTGAATTAGAGTTTAATAATCAAAAAATTTCACATATGGTTTCACAAATTAAGACGATCTTAAATAATGATCAAGAAATGAATCAAGACCTACCAGAAATTAAGCCTACTTTAATATCAGTAAGTGAATTAATTAATCACAAAATCTTAACTGTTCAAGCTCCGGAAATAAAAGAAGAATTTAATACTGATATTGAACAAACTAATTCAAAGAAATATTCAAACGAAGAAATTCAATCTAAATATGAAGTTGCAGATTTTATATTAGACGAATTAACTTCAAATAAATTTATCCAGAGTAAAATCGGTATTTTAAAAGAAAAAAGAGAACAAATAAAATCAAACGAATACACAATTGCATTATTCGGAGCATTTAGTTCTGGAAAAACATCGTATATAAATACTTTACTTGGCGATCGTGTACTACCTGTTTCTCCGCACCCAACGACAGCGGCAATTTGTAAGATCAAACGCTCAACAGCTGAATCTGGTAATAAAAAAGCTGATGTGAGTTATAAATCAGAAGAATCTTTAAAAGAAGAATTTCTTGATTTCTTCAAAAAATGGGGTGTGGAAGCAAATGAAAAAGAGTGGTTTAGTACCCTTCAAAATTTAATTAAGAAACAAAAGGATAAAATTCCTACTGATGCTTTCGTTTATGCAGAAAGCGTATGTCAAAATTATGAAGAAATGAGAAGCCTACTAGGTACAACTAAGCGATATGACTTAAGTGAGTATGTAAGTGTTATAAGTGAAGAAAATAGAGCGTGTTTTGTCAAAGAAAGTACAGTTTATTTTGATTGTGAGATCACGTTAAGTGGAATCGTATTAGTGGATACGCCAGGGGGAAATAGTATCCATTCAAGACATACTGAACTAGCATTCGACTATTTGAAAAAGGCTGATTTAATTTTATATGTTGCACATTATCAACATGCCTTTACCCGTCAAGATGAGTCATTCTTAATGCAAATCGGACGTATGAGAGAAAGCTTTGATAGTGATAAAGTTTACTTTGTGTTAAATGCTACGGATTTAGCAAAGGATCAAAACGAAATCGAAATCGTACAAAATTTCTTTGTAAACCAATTAACGAAACTAGGAGTTCGTTTCCCATCTGTATTTGCTATTTCAAGTATGCTTCAGATGAAGGGATACGGTGATTCAGAGTTAAATTTAGAAATCCAGAATAATTATATGAAATTAAATACGAAAATCCAAAATTTCTTCCAATTTGAGATTGCGAATGAAGTCTTTAAAACATTCATTAATGACCTATTAACAATTGAAAAAATCTTACGTGATACCATTAATCGTTTTGAAAGAATAAAAAGTGAAAAAGATCAATTCTTCAACGAACTTGAACAAATTCAGAAAAAAGTTAAAGAAGCGATTAAAAATGCAGAACCTACTAATTTACCAAGAGCATTTATGAAAGAAAACGAACAATTAATTTTCTTTATCGAAAAGCGTATCGAATTAAGGATGCGAGATTTATTCCCTTATTTCTTTAATCCAAGTATTTTTAATAATACAACGAAAAATATTAAACAATTATTTGTAACGAAAATTCGTGAATTTATTTATGAAGTATTGGAAGAGATTTTAAAGGAATTAAGAGTAACTGGATTTAGATTAGAGAAGTTTTTAACGAATGAAATTTCAATGTCGCAAGATCGAGTAATAGGTGAAATACATTCGATTCAATCTGAATTTATCGTTCAAAAAAGTGAAATTAATGAGATTTTACCTGTTTCGATAAAAAATCCTGATCAATTTATTAATGTAGATCGTTTTGAGAGTTTAAAGAATTACTTCAAAAATCCAAAAAGCTTTTTTGTTGAAAACATGAAAGAAACGATGATTGATGAATGCATTAATGAGTTGAGAACACCATTAAAAGACTATTTAGCAAATATGAATAGCTTATTTACAGAGCATTATCACATTCAATATGTTAATGCATTAAATTCGGTATTGCACAACTGTAGCAATCAAATCGAAAATGATGTTCAACAAACAATTAAAGCAACTGAAAACTTAAATGAAGTAGTAGTAGATGAAAAAGTATTAAACTTATTCAAAAAATTAATTTAA
- a CDS encoding carboxypeptidase M32: MSLKDYEASFLGYVRKMLNIEEAISVLYWDLRTGAPKNAVSQRSNVISQLSADVFKMSTSKDMAHYLITMEEAISAGKCSLEVEKTVKYLRKQYDRNTKIPVDEFEAFIKCQAISERVWAEAKEENNFAKFEPYLTEIIEYKRKFVEYLGYKDCKYDTYLDQYEPGMTVNKLDEVFSEVRNKLVPIVKAISNSGKNFEKEEMKAFVSTQKQKEICEKLLASLGYNFDAGRLDPTPHPFATALNLGDVRVTTKYHENNFEKAIFSTIHECGHALYEQNISKDLECLPIAQGASLGIHESQSLLYEKIIGQSYEFWKSNYPKLKEQLNGVLDNISLDEFYKVINNSKPSFIRIEADELTYPLHVMIRYEIEKDLLDGKIQVSELPSIWNQKMEEYLGIIPETDREGVLQDVHWSMGHFGYFPTYALGAMYAAQIKATMDKELPNFSELVETNDFQTILDWLKVNIHQYGAMKEPQQILKDVTGEELNVKYFVDYLESKYTKLYELEEVNKS; encoded by the coding sequence GCTGTAAGTCAGCGTTCAAATGTAATTAGTCAATTATCAGCTGATGTTTTTAAAATGAGTACTTCAAAAGATATGGCTCATTATTTAATAACAATGGAAGAAGCCATTAGTGCAGGTAAATGTTCACTAGAAGTTGAAAAAACTGTAAAATACTTAAGGAAGCAGTACGATCGAAATACGAAAATACCAGTTGATGAGTTTGAAGCTTTTATAAAATGCCAAGCAATTTCTGAGCGTGTTTGGGCAGAAGCGAAGGAAGAAAATAATTTTGCTAAATTTGAACCTTATTTAACTGAAATAATTGAGTATAAACGTAAGTTCGTTGAATATTTAGGATATAAAGACTGTAAATATGATACATATTTAGATCAATATGAACCTGGAATGACTGTAAATAAACTGGACGAAGTATTTTCAGAAGTAAGAAATAAATTAGTACCGATTGTAAAAGCTATATCGAATAGCGGGAAAAATTTTGAAAAAGAAGAGATGAAAGCATTCGTTTCGACGCAAAAACAAAAAGAAATATGTGAAAAACTATTAGCATCTCTTGGTTATAATTTTGATGCAGGAAGATTAGATCCAACTCCACATCCTTTTGCTACTGCTCTTAATTTAGGTGATGTTCGAGTTACAACGAAATATCATGAAAATAATTTTGAAAAAGCCATTTTTAGTACAATTCATGAATGTGGTCATGCACTATATGAGCAAAACATTTCCAAAGATTTGGAATGTTTACCAATCGCTCAAGGAGCGTCGTTAGGTATTCATGAATCTCAGTCACTTTTATATGAAAAGATAATTGGACAAAGCTATGAATTCTGGAAATCGAATTATCCAAAGTTAAAAGAGCAACTTAATGGAGTGTTAGATAATATTTCTCTAGATGAATTTTATAAAGTGATAAATAATAGTAAGCCTTCATTTATTCGTATTGAAGCTGATGAATTAACTTATCCTTTACATGTAATGATTCGTTATGAAATTGAAAAGGATTTATTAGATGGGAAAATTCAAGTTTCTGAGCTTCCTTCAATTTGGAATCAAAAAATGGAGGAGTATTTAGGAATAATTCCTGAAACTGATCGAGAAGGTGTTTTACAGGACGTACATTGGTCAATGGGGCATTTTGGATACTTTCCAACTTATGCATTAGGAGCAATGTATGCTGCTCAAATTAAAGCAACAATGGACAAAGAATTACCAAATTTTAGTGAATTAGTTGAAACGAATGATTTTCAAACAATTCTTGATTGGTTAAAAGTGAATATTCATCAATATGGTGCAATGAAGGAACCCCAACAAATTTTAAAGGATGTTACTGGTGAAGAATTAAATGTGAAATATTTTGTTGATTATTTAGAATCAAAATATACAAAATTGTATGAACTGGAAGAAGTAAATAAATCATAA
- a CDS encoding sulfurtransferase, whose product MKNIIDVNIAHKLRLNKNVVFLDCRFQLSNPEYGLNEYQKNHIPLSRYVDLNNDLSSPVQKHGGRHPFPNLSDFGNLLGNLGIDHDTIVICYDDGTNDNAARCWFLCNLVGHQFTFVLNGGYKKWLENDFEVTTKIEEVLPKKFEISVQEYMITSMDEVKKNGKKEDFNCIDSRESIRYIGEFEPIDRIAGHIPGAKNSFWKDVLNEAGEFKSKEELQTLFKPFNYNKETVVYCGSGVTGCVNYLGLIEAGYTNVKLYPGSYSDWISYEENVVNKKI is encoded by the coding sequence TTGAAAAATATTATTGATGTAAACATTGCACATAAATTGCGCTTAAATAAAAATGTTGTATTTTTAGATTGTCGATTTCAATTGTCAAATCCTGAATATGGTTTAAATGAGTATCAGAAAAATCATATTCCGCTTTCTCGTTATGTTGATTTAAATAATGATTTATCTAGTCCAGTGCAAAAGCATGGAGGCAGACATCCGTTTCCTAATTTAAGTGATTTTGGAAATCTTTTAGGAAATCTAGGGATCGATCATGATACGATTGTTATTTGTTATGACGATGGTACGAATGATAATGCCGCAAGATGTTGGTTTTTATGTAATTTAGTAGGGCACCAGTTTACTTTTGTATTAAATGGTGGTTATAAAAAATGGTTGGAAAATGATTTTGAAGTAACTACTAAAATTGAAGAAGTTTTACCTAAAAAATTCGAGATTAGTGTTCAAGAGTATATGATTACTTCGATGGATGAAGTTAAAAAGAATGGTAAAAAAGAGGATTTCAATTGCATTGATTCTAGAGAATCTATTCGATATATTGGTGAATTTGAACCAATTGATCGAATTGCTGGCCATATACCTGGAGCCAAAAATTCATTTTGGAAAGATGTTTTAAATGAAGCGGGAGAATTTAAATCAAAAGAAGAATTACAAACTCTTTTTAAACCATTTAACTATAACAAAGAAACTGTTGTTTATTGCGGTTCAGGTGTCACTGGCTGTGTTAATTATTTAGGGTTAATTGAAGCTGGATATACAAATGTAAAACTCTATCCTGGAAGTTATAGTGACTGGATTTCTTATGAAGAAAATGTTGTGAATAAGAAAATATAA
- the cspD gene encoding cold-shock protein CspD codes for MQGKVKWFNNEKGFGFIEVEGGDDVFVHFSAIQTEGFKSLEEGAEVSFDIVEGNRGPQAANVVKL; via the coding sequence ATGCAAGGAAAAGTAAAATGGTTCAACAATGAAAAAGGTTTTGGATTCATCGAAGTTGAAGGTGGAGACGATGTATTCGTACATTTCTCAGCAATCCAAACTGAAGGATTCAAATCTTTAGAAGAAGGTGCTGAAGTTTCTTTTGACATTGTTGAAGGTAACCGTGGACCTCAAGCTGCTAACGTAGTAAAGCTATAA
- a CDS encoding reverse transcriptase-like protein, translating into MIEVYIDGASKGNPGPSGAGIFIKGIKEPVFLSIPLDSMSNHEAEFHALLLALDYCVKNNLTIVSFRTDSKIVEESIDKKYSKNDLFIPLLEKSFKLINQLELFFIKWIPSSANKVADELARKAIK; encoded by the coding sequence ATGATTGAAGTTTATATTGACGGAGCTTCCAAAGGAAATCCCGGGCCCTCAGGTGCAGGTATTTTCATAAAAGGAATTAAAGAACCTGTTTTTTTAAGTATTCCATTAGATTCGATGTCTAATCATGAAGCTGAGTTTCATGCATTGCTACTTGCACTAGATTATTGTGTCAAAAATAATTTAACAATTGTTTCATTCCGTACAGATTCAAAAATCGTTGAAGAAAGTATTGATAAGAAATATTCGAAAAACGATCTCTTTATTCCTTTATTAGAGAAATCATTCAAGTTGATTAATCAACTTGAACTTTTCTTTATAAAATGGATTCCATCAAGCGCAAATAAGGTTGCAGATGAACTTGCTCGAAAAGCTATAAAATAA
- a CDS encoding isoprenylcysteine carboxyl methyltransferase family protein — translation MLKIIFLFIVIQRVIELGIAKNNEKKLKMRGALEFGQEHYKFFIILHSMFFISILIENYFIHYIEIRFFTFLLIVFIILQLARVWVISTLGERWNTKIIILPNEKLVKRGLYKYIKHPNYIIVTIELLVIPIMFHAYITTVIFSVCNLILLKVRIREENKALLQSIE, via the coding sequence ATGTTAAAGATTATTTTTTTATTCATCGTCATACAAAGAGTGATTGAGCTAGGTATAGCAAAGAATAATGAAAAAAAATTAAAAATGCGGGGCGCACTTGAATTTGGCCAAGAACATTATAAATTTTTTATCATCTTACATAGCATGTTTTTTATATCAATTCTAATTGAGAATTATTTCATTCATTATATAGAAATTAGATTTTTTACTTTTCTCCTAATCGTTTTTATCATCTTACAATTAGCAAGGGTTTGGGTTATTTCAACGTTAGGGGAAAGATGGAATACAAAAATCATTATTTTACCTAATGAAAAATTAGTAAAACGTGGGCTTTATAAATATATCAAGCATCCAAATTACATCATTGTTACAATTGAATTATTAGTAATACCTATTATGTTTCATGCGTATATTACAACTGTAATCTTTTCTGTTTGTAATTTAATTTTATTAAAAGTAAGAATCCGAGAAGAAAATAAAGCGCTCTTACAATCAATCGAATAG
- a CDS encoding DMT family transporter: MKNKLIAFSSLLFVSFIWGSSLFIVKETLKFVQPFTFNALRFIVAAIVLFTVQTLLNRKNNKRYRGKAGFIFPGIVIGLFLFLGFVFQTFGLHYTSISKSGFIIGISVAIVPFLLFFKYKKKLTLRENVCAIIAFIGLFLLTLSTNSKFNSGDIISFFSAIAFALHIIYSTIYSPSYNSLQLATVQITFVGLASWTFALIFEDWQVIFNHALWTNKYFVFSILFTAIFCTAAAFFIQMFAQRTISATEVGIILATEPVFAAITGYYYGGERLQEIGLFGCSLILVSTIVTQIRKNKSKKQLYKEEKTIHKM; this comes from the coding sequence ATGAAAAATAAATTAATCGCTTTTTCTTCTTTACTCTTTGTGTCCTTCATTTGGGGTTCTTCGCTTTTCATTGTTAAAGAAACACTTAAGTTTGTCCAACCATTTACATTTAATGCATTACGATTTATTGTAGCAGCAATTGTATTATTTACAGTTCAAACTTTATTAAATCGAAAAAATAATAAAAGATATCGCGGTAAAGCTGGTTTTATTTTCCCCGGAATCGTTATAGGATTATTTTTATTTCTAGGTTTCGTATTTCAAACATTTGGATTACATTACACGTCTATATCCAAATCAGGTTTTATTATAGGTATTAGTGTTGCGATTGTTCCTTTTCTTTTATTCTTTAAATATAAGAAAAAACTTACTTTACGGGAAAATGTATGTGCAATTATTGCCTTTATCGGATTATTTTTGTTAACACTATCAACAAATTCCAAGTTTAATTCTGGTGATATTATTTCCTTTTTCAGTGCGATTGCGTTTGCTCTTCATATTATTTATTCAACGATCTACTCACCTAGTTATAATTCATTACAACTGGCAACTGTACAAATAACTTTTGTAGGTTTAGCCTCATGGACATTTGCTTTAATCTTTGAGGATTGGCAAGTCATTTTCAACCATGCATTATGGACAAATAAATATTTTGTTTTTTCAATATTATTTACTGCCATTTTTTGTACCGCTGCAGCTTTCTTTATCCAAATGTTTGCCCAACGTACAATAAGTGCGACTGAAGTAGGGATTATTCTCGCTACTGAACCAGTTTTTGCAGCGATTACTGGGTATTATTATGGTGGAGAAAGATTACAAGAAATTGGTTTATTCGGATGTAGCTTGATTTTAGTTTCTACAATCGTAACTCAAATTAGAAAGAACAAAAGTAAAAAGCAATTATATAAAGAAGAAAAAACCATTCACAAAATGTGA
- a CDS encoding type III polyketide synthase codes for MPLILSVGKAVPKYKIDQENIVPFIRELFLKRYPSIDRLLSVFQNGEIQSRYISKELTWYSEEHSFEQKIQAYTEISIELSIEAIKNCLTSNEFLSSEIQYDKIDGIIFVSSTGISTPTIDAHIANILSFNSSIKRIPIWGLGCAGGASGISRAFDYCKAHPKSNILLVAVELCSLTFQKEDLSKSNIIGTSLFADGAAAVLVIGDESDLKNRTIHKSLPSIEETNSTLMPNSLDVMGWDVRNDGLFVIFSRDIPSIVKNWLQPVVSNFLTENELTIRDVTHFIAHPGGKKVLDAYIDSLELSVEKIGISLNILKSYGNMSSCTVLFVLSEYMKLGKTNEYGLLCALGPGFSSELSLLKWVEC; via the coding sequence ATGCCTTTAATTCTATCTGTTGGGAAAGCTGTACCAAAATATAAAATCGATCAGGAAAATATTGTGCCTTTTATTCGAGAGCTTTTTTTGAAAAGATACCCTTCAATCGATCGCTTATTATCTGTATTTCAAAATGGTGAGATACAAAGTCGATATATTTCTAAGGAGCTTACTTGGTATAGCGAAGAGCATAGCTTTGAGCAAAAAATTCAGGCTTACACTGAAATCTCAATTGAATTATCAATTGAAGCTATTAAAAATTGTTTGACAAGTAATGAATTTCTATCTTCGGAAATTCAATATGACAAAATTGATGGAATTATTTTTGTCTCTTCAACTGGTATTTCAACCCCTACAATTGATGCTCATATCGCAAATATCCTGTCATTTAATTCTTCGATTAAAAGAATTCCCATTTGGGGCTTAGGCTGTGCTGGTGGTGCGAGTGGTATTTCTAGAGCATTTGATTATTGTAAAGCCCATCCAAAGTCAAATATTTTATTAGTTGCAGTTGAATTATGTAGTTTAACTTTTCAAAAAGAAGATCTTTCCAAAAGTAATATAATAGGAACTTCATTATTTGCTGATGGAGCAGCAGCGGTACTAGTTATTGGCGATGAGAGTGATTTGAAAAATCGAACGATACATAAATCTTTACCGTCAATTGAAGAAACTAATTCAACTCTAATGCCAAATTCATTAGACGTAATGGGATGGGATGTTCGGAATGATGGTTTATTTGTCATTTTTTCAAGGGATATACCATCAATCGTTAAAAATTGGTTACAACCAGTTGTTTCAAATTTTTTAACGGAAAATGAACTAACAATAAGGGATGTAACTCATTTCATTGCTCATCCTGGTGGAAAAAAAGTATTGGATGCTTATATCGATTCTTTAGAACTTTCCGTAGAGAAAATCGGAATTTCCTTAAATATTTTAAAATCATATGGAAATATGTCATCTTGTACTGTGTTATTTGTGTTAAGTGAGTATATGAAGTTAGGAAAAACGAATGAGTACGGTCTTCTTTGTGCTTTAGGTCCAGGATTTAGTTCAGAGTTATCTTTGTTAAAGTGGGTAGAATGCTAA
- a CDS encoding DUF2564 family protein, whose translation MSNFNNFEDVEMKVKAAQKLVGYATMSMDEQQLTDATTAVNQAREQLEKMKGLATDLDDEFLKKQEEDLMQIEQQIREAQI comes from the coding sequence ATGTCAAACTTTAATAATTTTGAGGATGTTGAAATGAAAGTTAAAGCTGCTCAAAAACTTGTAGGCTATGCAACAATGAGCATGGATGAGCAACAATTAACAGATGCAACCACAGCTGTTAATCAAGCAAGAGAACAGCTTGAAAAAATGAAAGGCCTTGCTACTGATTTAGATGATGAGTTTTTAAAGAAACAAGAAGAAGACTTAATGCAAATTGAGCAACAAATAAGAGAAGCTCAGATATAA
- a CDS encoding zinc-finger domain-containing protein, which yields MERKEILEEIDTLIKTYCDGCFVYKHFRKDHSQKFAQSFCINKCTIGEKIKTIGKKLTSDC from the coding sequence ATGGAACGTAAAGAAATCTTGGAGGAAATAGATACTTTAATAAAGACTTATTGCGATGGCTGTTTTGTCTATAAGCATTTTAGGAAAGACCATAGTCAAAAATTCGCACAATCATTTTGTATTAATAAATGTACAATTGGAGAAAAAATAAAAACAATCGGTAAGAAATTAACTTCAGACTGCTAA
- a CDS encoding reverse transcriptase-like protein has protein sequence MKLKISWKYQTKKKYQITLETEWLEIKEALLLAEDFESTGRTREIIFLDQFDTEWTKKQVIKYLKELEEEPHNISIFFDGGFDLATSISGIGVCLYFSQNGKNYRKRFNEKLDGLLTNNEAEFAAIENAILLLEEMNITGQTIVIKGDSQVVINQLNGDWPCYEEQHERFINRIERKCKNLKLTLQLELIKRNDNKEAHNLATQALKGNKIISTIEVT, from the coding sequence ATGAAGCTAAAGATTAGTTGGAAGTATCAAACCAAAAAGAAATATCAAATTACACTTGAAACTGAATGGTTAGAAATAAAAGAAGCACTACTTTTAGCAGAAGATTTTGAAAGTACAGGTAGAACAAGAGAAATCATCTTTTTAGATCAATTCGACACAGAGTGGACTAAAAAACAAGTAATAAAATACTTAAAAGAACTCGAAGAAGAACCTCATAATATCTCAATATTTTTTGACGGTGGATTTGATCTAGCAACATCTATATCTGGAATTGGCGTATGCTTATACTTTAGTCAAAATGGTAAAAACTATCGAAAAAGGTTTAATGAAAAATTAGATGGGTTATTGACAAATAATGAAGCGGAGTTTGCTGCGATTGAAAATGCAATCTTACTGTTAGAGGAAATGAATATAACAGGACAAACAATTGTAATTAAAGGGGATTCACAAGTAGTGATTAATCAATTAAATGGAGATTGGCCTTGTTATGAAGAACAACATGAACGATTTATCAATCGAATTGAAAGAAAATGTAAAAACTTAAAATTAACCTTACAATTAGAACTTATTAAACGTAATGATAATAAAGAAGCTCATAATCTAGCAACGCAAGCACTTAAAGGGAATAAGATAATAAGTACGATTGAAGTTACATAA